From the genome of Prevotella herbatica, one region includes:
- a CDS encoding family 43 glycosylhydrolase codes for MRNKTLKTILYIILLFSSITVSAWEGMAMPQLHVEGRYFKDSNGNIVNLHGFAQTYSPWFNERGTKWNNYDVNACLTYNQGLINDILNAGWKVNFLRLHMDPYWSNTPGIRTTGENDISAFDYDRFTKYFQSVFVPMAKYAISHGLYVIMRPPGVCPESIAVGDAYQQYLIKVWNYVSADSYIKNNPNIMFELANEPVRIWSDGKQAGFKELSEYFQTITNTIRANCNNIVLVPGLSYQANYEGFADYPIKGENVGYAVHCYPGWYNSGSENTPNVNYQLFNDGWNKQIKPISDLAPIVVTEMDWAPEKYNSSFGKGVTGTAGGTGFGANFKKITDDCGNVSWLIFTTPELLAQFKDEQGNGDTFLTDNEACPWPAYHWYQDYANKQYPHTDFTFKSCSDNGDGTFTNPVIQADFPDPDVQKVGDTYYMVTTTMHNFPGCTLLKSKDLVNWEYCCNPLEKMSVNAEYNLEDGKNIYSKGAWANSLMYKNGKFYILFNAFGNGDDAGGYLLSATNAEGPWTMTRLSRGYYDPGLMTDEDGTTYVVCGNGNLKVIQLDDNFAPVKEADVDGGFDGLEGSHFFKKDGYYYIYSTCCAWPATQWCFRSKNVFGPYEKKEVFNSDDIHQGAMIQTQSGEWWTMLMKDCGAFGRMPYLLPVTWNDNWPVIGNNGVDAGTYTKPNVGVNYDRKYMPTNDNFKNYLLGSQWQWNHNPDKAKWSLLENPGRLRLYTASVTDSLQKSRNMLTQRIFGYRDNTKPSYGTIRMNISKMYDGDMAGIAVFQNPYAYIAINKQGSNFNLVQSNTADKKVYSNVIACDSVIYLRAVADIATSKATFYYSLDNVTYTKFGQDLDMKYNLSVFVGNRFGIFNYATKELGGHVDVDWFSTEKDFSEDTFYDKSSVAHSESYLTAVSISADKPSYSLLTNSAKSFVLTATYKDGHTEDITSSANYKVSNDKVVGVKNARLTSYNEGNAVVTASYNDALGNTVSTNINIFVNTFPLTAAGINPSIYASGAFDESTHTLVTGQYGFGGWEYTNGVDFSSYKYIVIELNKAQSNGASFRLFDENSYWSSPSMTDIGSSTTVRIELAKLVKNKTTTPLDLSHIYIAGFWSLGGGDISIKNIFFSNDGDTPVTGIQQIEETDKFVDVYNLSGMLLYSKLKMADVFKKLSKGVYIISGKCVAIK; via the coding sequence ATGAGAAATAAAACCTTAAAGACTATATTATATATAATCTTGTTATTCTCTTCAATAACAGTCTCTGCTTGGGAAGGGATGGCGATGCCGCAACTGCATGTAGAAGGCAGGTATTTCAAAGACTCTAATGGAAACATAGTAAACCTTCATGGCTTTGCCCAGACTTATAGTCCGTGGTTTAATGAGCGTGGAACCAAATGGAATAACTATGATGTCAACGCATGCTTAACTTATAACCAAGGATTAATAAACGATATATTAAATGCTGGGTGGAAGGTAAACTTCTTGCGTTTACACATGGACCCTTATTGGTCAAATACTCCTGGTATTAGGACAACCGGGGAGAATGATATCTCGGCTTTTGATTACGATCGTTTCACAAAATACTTTCAAAGTGTTTTTGTGCCAATGGCTAAATATGCAATCAGTCACGGACTTTATGTTATTATGCGTCCACCTGGTGTATGCCCAGAGTCTATAGCTGTGGGTGATGCATATCAACAGTATCTTATCAAGGTTTGGAATTATGTTTCTGCCGATTCATATATCAAGAATAATCCAAATATCATGTTTGAGCTTGCCAATGAACCAGTACGTATCTGGTCTGATGGTAAGCAGGCAGGTTTCAAGGAGTTGAGTGAATATTTCCAAACGATAACCAATACCATTCGTGCTAATTGTAATAATATTGTATTGGTGCCAGGATTGAGCTATCAAGCAAACTACGAAGGTTTTGCCGACTATCCGATAAAGGGCGAAAATGTCGGCTATGCTGTGCATTGCTATCCTGGATGGTATAATAGTGGATCAGAAAATACACCTAATGTAAACTATCAATTGTTTAATGATGGTTGGAACAAACAGATAAAACCAATTTCAGATTTGGCGCCTATAGTTGTTACGGAAATGGACTGGGCACCAGAAAAGTATAATTCCTCATTTGGTAAAGGTGTTACAGGAACTGCTGGTGGAACAGGTTTTGGTGCAAACTTTAAGAAGATAACAGACGATTGTGGAAATGTAAGTTGGCTGATATTCACAACTCCAGAACTTCTAGCACAGTTCAAGGATGAACAAGGAAATGGTGATACTTTCCTAACTGATAATGAAGCATGTCCTTGGCCTGCTTATCATTGGTATCAGGATTATGCAAATAAACAATACCCACATACTGATTTTACATTTAAATCATGTTCTGATAATGGAGACGGAACATTCACTAACCCTGTTATTCAGGCTGATTTTCCAGACCCGGATGTTCAGAAGGTTGGTGATACATATTACATGGTGACCACCACAATGCATAATTTTCCGGGTTGTACCCTGCTTAAATCAAAAGATTTAGTGAATTGGGAATATTGCTGTAATCCTCTTGAAAAGATGTCGGTTAATGCAGAATACAATCTTGAAGATGGTAAAAATATTTATTCCAAAGGTGCATGGGCTAATAGCTTGATGTACAAGAATGGCAAATTCTATATACTCTTCAATGCTTTTGGCAATGGTGATGATGCAGGAGGTTATCTATTGTCGGCTACAAATGCAGAGGGTCCTTGGACAATGACACGTCTTTCACGTGGATATTATGATCCAGGACTTATGACAGATGAGGACGGTACGACTTACGTGGTATGTGGAAACGGAAACCTAAAGGTTATTCAGTTGGATGATAACTTTGCCCCTGTGAAGGAAGCTGATGTTGACGGAGGCTTTGATGGACTTGAAGGAAGCCATTTCTTCAAGAAAGATGGGTATTATTATATCTATTCTACTTGTTGTGCATGGCCTGCGACACAGTGGTGCTTCCGATCAAAAAACGTTTTTGGTCCTTACGAAAAGAAAGAAGTCTTTAATAGTGACGACATTCATCAGGGAGCGATGATACAGACTCAAAGCGGTGAATGGTGGACAATGTTAATGAAGGATTGCGGAGCTTTTGGTAGAATGCCTTATCTGCTGCCTGTGACTTGGAATGATAACTGGCCAGTTATTGGTAATAATGGCGTAGATGCAGGAACATACACTAAACCGAATGTTGGTGTGAACTATGACAGAAAGTATATGCCGACAAATGATAATTTCAAAAATTATCTTTTGGGAAGCCAATGGCAATGGAATCATAATCCAGACAAGGCAAAATGGTCTCTGCTTGAAAATCCGGGGAGGTTACGTCTTTACACAGCATCTGTAACAGATTCGTTGCAGAAGTCTCGTAATATGCTTACACAGCGTATCTTTGGATATAGGGACAATACTAAACCATCTTATGGTACTATACGAATGAACATAAGCAAAATGTATGACGGGGATATGGCTGGAATTGCTGTATTCCAGAATCCTTATGCTTATATTGCAATAAACAAGCAGGGCAGCAATTTTAATCTTGTACAGAGTAATACAGCAGATAAAAAGGTTTATTCAAATGTGATAGCATGTGATTCTGTGATATATCTGCGTGCTGTTGCCGACATCGCTACATCCAAGGCTACATTCTATTATAGTCTTGATAACGTTACATATACTAAGTTTGGACAGGACTTGGACATGAAGTATAATTTATCAGTATTTGTAGGAAATCGTTTCGGTATATTCAACTACGCTACAAAGGAACTTGGAGGACATGTAGACGTGGACTGGTTTTCAACAGAAAAGGACTTTTCGGAAGATACATTCTACGACAAGTCCTCTGTGGCACATTCAGAAAGCTATCTTACTGCAGTTTCTATATCAGCAGACAAACCTTCTTATTCCTTGCTTACAAATTCAGCGAAATCGTTTGTTCTTACTGCTACATATAAAGACGGACATACAGAAGATATAACTTCGAGTGCTAATTATAAGGTCTCAAACGATAAGGTCGTTGGTGTCAAGAATGCGAGATTAACATCTTACAATGAAGGCAATGCTGTAGTGACAGCAAGTTACAATGATGCACTTGGTAATACCGTTTCTACAAATATTAATATATTTGTAAATACATTCCCTCTTACAGCTGCTGGTATTAATCCTTCCATTTATGCAAGTGGTGCGTTTGATGAATCTACACATACATTGGTTACGGGGCAATATGGTTTTGGAGGTTGGGAATATACTAATGGAGTAGACTTCTCTAGTTATAAGTACATAGTAATAGAACTAAATAAAGCGCAAAGTAACGGTGCTTCTTTTCGACTCTTTGATGAAAATAGCTATTGGAGCAGTCCTTCAATGACGGATATAGGTAGCAGCACCACTGTAAGAATAGAACTAGCAAAGTTAGTGAAAAATAAAACTACAACTCCCTTAGACCTGTCACATATCTATATAGCTGGCTTTTGGTCTTTGGGTGGCGGTGATATCTCTATAAAGAATATTTTCTTCAGTAACGACGGCGATACTCCTGTCACAGGTATCCAGCAGATTGAAGAAACTGACAAGTTTGTTGATGTGTATAATCTTTCAGGTATGCTTCTTTATTCAAAGTTAAAGATGGCTGATGTTTTTAAAAAACTATCCAAAGGAGTATATATAATTAGCGGCAAATGCGTGGCTATAAAATAA
- a CDS encoding TonB-dependent receptor has product MKRFKRETVALLLMMITNFGFAQRINGNVVDKKTGEPLIGATVQVEGCDIAAVTDASGKFSLSGLKNDGAYNLIIKYISYQTRKIDGVQSSSNEQDNTISVALKEDEQQLGEVTITAVERKNTEVAMVQLAKNSSVIVSNISAQEIQRTQDSNAGEVIRRVPGVSLIEDKFVMVRGLSQRYNNVWINGGAVPSSEADARAFSFDIIPSSQIDNLTIIKTPSSDYPADYTGGFILVNTKEIPEENSFNISVGGNWNSSSAFRNFYSAKHSATDFLGFDNGMRSMNKMNNNWNVKRSTPIGDMKLAMGYNHKWNIRGNKVGLIAAANYSSEQQTHENMENNLFGVYDVANDRSNYLRKSTDNQYSTNVRLGAMLNITFLSAGGNNKYQFKNIFNQIGNSRYTWRDGVSAQANLERSAEYYYRSRTTYNGQFTGKHTFSSDALDWSIGYAYANRNLPDRRRYLTDDALESGVYALSTGNDISREWTRLDEHILSASINDAHKFKFNSWQPVLKFGAYGEYRTRKYTTHEFIYNWNADNNTLPTNFRHMDIPTLLSDGSNYGDNKLNLLELVRMRNNYSGHNSLAAGYLAASLPFGKLDINAGVRYEYNQMELISNTKDTEESHSSRFYRNSDLFPSVNSTYKIDDSQQLRLSYGRSINRPEFREVSSSVYYDFDLASSIQGNTELKNCHVDNLDLRYELYPSRGEMITLALFYKHFDSPIEWTYTVAGGTDLIYSFKNALSANNYGIELDIRKDLSFIGLPNFSWSFNGSLIKSRVNFEKGSKEENRPMQGQSPYLINTGLFYSNHRHGFDMALLYNRIGKRIIGVGRSEGSAGSEDNARIPDSYEMPRNTIDFTATKRIGSHIELKLSFRDILNENVTYKQFADVTYPNGNKKTIEEVTRKYKPGRNIGLTAIYKF; this is encoded by the coding sequence ATGAAAAGATTTAAAAGGGAAACAGTAGCACTGCTACTAATGATGATTACAAATTTCGGATTTGCACAGCGCATTAACGGAAACGTTGTTGACAAAAAAACGGGAGAGCCACTTATCGGAGCAACTGTCCAAGTAGAGGGTTGTGACATTGCAGCGGTAACTGACGCAAGCGGAAAATTCAGTTTATCAGGACTGAAAAACGACGGAGCATACAATCTTATTATAAAGTATATATCGTATCAGACTAGAAAAATTGACGGCGTGCAATCTTCTTCAAATGAGCAGGATAACACGATAAGTGTGGCTTTAAAAGAAGACGAGCAACAACTGGGCGAAGTTACCATTACAGCGGTTGAGCGTAAAAATACAGAGGTGGCAATGGTACAACTAGCCAAAAACAGTTCCGTCATAGTGAGCAACATATCGGCACAAGAAATACAGAGAACACAAGATTCAAATGCGGGAGAGGTAATACGACGCGTGCCAGGAGTAAGCCTCATCGAAGACAAGTTTGTCATGGTGAGAGGGCTCTCGCAAAGATACAACAACGTATGGATTAATGGAGGAGCTGTTCCTAGCAGTGAAGCTGACGCAAGAGCTTTCTCTTTCGATATAATTCCAAGTTCACAAATTGATAACCTTACTATTATAAAAACACCTTCTTCGGATTATCCAGCTGATTACACAGGAGGATTTATTCTTGTAAACACAAAGGAAATTCCAGAGGAGAACTCTTTCAACATATCAGTAGGAGGTAATTGGAACAGTAGCTCAGCTTTCAGAAATTTCTATTCAGCTAAACATTCAGCAACAGACTTTTTGGGGTTTGACAATGGAATGCGCTCTATGAATAAGATGAATAATAACTGGAATGTAAAGCGCTCTACTCCTATTGGTGATATGAAACTCGCAATGGGATACAACCATAAATGGAACATACGTGGAAATAAGGTTGGACTCATTGCAGCAGCAAACTATAGCAGTGAGCAACAGACCCACGAGAATATGGAAAATAATCTCTTTGGTGTGTATGATGTAGCTAACGACAGAAGCAATTATCTTCGCAAGTCAACCGACAATCAATATTCCACCAATGTAAGACTTGGCGCAATGCTCAACATTACCTTTCTTAGTGCAGGAGGTAACAACAAATATCAGTTTAAAAACATTTTCAATCAAATCGGTAACTCCAGATATACATGGCGTGATGGCGTAAGCGCACAAGCCAATTTGGAACGTTCTGCAGAATATTACTACAGAAGCCGAACAACATACAACGGTCAGTTTACGGGTAAGCATACCTTTAGCAGCGATGCACTTGACTGGAGCATTGGCTATGCGTATGCTAACCGTAATCTTCCTGACCGCCGTAGATATTTAACAGATGATGCTTTGGAAAGTGGTGTATATGCATTGTCAACAGGTAACGACATTTCACGAGAATGGACACGCCTTGACGAACATATATTATCGGCAAGCATCAACGACGCACATAAATTTAAATTTAATTCATGGCAACCCGTATTAAAGTTTGGTGCTTATGGTGAATATCGTACCAGAAAATATACCACACATGAATTCATATACAACTGGAATGCCGACAATAATACTCTGCCGACTAACTTCAGACACATGGACATTCCTACACTCTTGAGCGACGGCAGCAATTATGGTGACAATAAACTCAACTTGCTTGAGCTAGTAAGAATGCGCAATAACTACAGCGGACACAACTCTCTCGCCGCAGGATACCTAGCTGCTTCACTTCCCTTTGGCAAACTGGATATCAATGCCGGTGTCCGCTATGAATATAATCAGATGGAGCTTATTTCAAACACGAAGGACACAGAAGAAAGCCATTCAAGCAGATTCTACCGTAACAGTGACCTCTTCCCTTCTGTAAACTCTACCTACAAGATAGATGACAGTCAACAACTAAGACTAAGTTACGGACGAAGCATAAACAGACCAGAATTCCGCGAAGTGTCTTCATCGGTTTACTATGATTTCGACTTGGCATCAAGCATACAGGGAAACACTGAGCTTAAAAACTGCCATGTAGATAATCTTGATTTGAGATATGAATTATATCCGTCACGCGGAGAAATGATCACACTAGCATTATTCTACAAGCATTTCGATTCGCCTATAGAATGGACATACACTGTGGCTGGTGGAACAGACCTTATCTATTCTTTTAAGAATGCTCTTTCTGCCAACAACTATGGTATTGAACTTGACATTCGCAAAGATCTCTCATTCATAGGTCTGCCTAATTTCAGTTGGTCGTTCAACGGTTCATTAATAAAGAGTAGAGTAAACTTCGAGAAAGGGTCGAAAGAGGAAAATAGACCCATGCAAGGTCAATCTCCTTACCTTATAAATACCGGACTTTTTTACAGCAACCATCGTCACGGTTTTGACATGGCATTACTCTACAACCGCATAGGAAAAAGAATAATCGGTGTAGGCAGAAGCGAAGGTTCTGCAGGAAGCGAAGACAACGCAAGAATACCTGATAGCTACGAAATGCCAAGAAATACAATTGACTTCACAGCTACAAAGCGCATAGGAAGTCATATTGAACTTAAACTGAGTTTCAGGGATATTCTCAACGAAAATGTAACATACAAACAGTTTGCCGACGTGACATATCCAAACGGCAATAAAAAAACGATAGAAGAAGTTACAAGAAAATATAAACCAGGACGAAATATAGGCTTAACAGCTATATATAAGTTTTAA